Sequence from the Streptomyces virginiae genome:
CCTCGAAGCCGCCGATCACGCACGCCCCCACCAGCCGCGCCGGAACCGCCTCATCGTCGAAACAGGGCTGTGCGCCGGAAGCAACCGACCCATCCACACCGAGGAACGCCCATGAGCAACGCCGGAAGCAGGGGGTTCGACGCCCGGGCCGCGGCGGAACAGCTCGCCGCGTTCACCACGGGCAGCTCCGCCGACACGGCCGAGCCCGGCCGGCGGGGCGACCGGCGCCGCCTGCCCGCGCAGCAGACCGCGACCCCGGCAGCGGTTGCCGCAGGCGACTTCATCTCCGTCGGACTGCTGCGCAACCTCACCGACCGAGGCAACGCCAAGCTGTTCGCGCACCTCCACCATGACCGGTTCCGCCACGTCGAGGGACTGGGCTGGTACGTGTGGAACGAGTACCGGTGGAAGCGCACCGGTGGCGAGAAGGCCGCGATCTGGGCCGCCGGCGAGATGGCGGAGGAACTACCCTGCAACGACCCGCGCGGCGTCTTCACCGACCGGGAACTGGCCCAGCACCGCAGACGCGCCATGTCCACCTCGGGCGTGAAGGCGATGCTCGCCCAGGCCAAGGCCTCCCCCGAACTCGCCCTGGACCCGGACTCCCTGGACGGCGACAAGTACGCCCTGTGCACCCCCGCGGGCGTCGTGGACCTGCGCACCGGTGACCTGCACAAGCCCGACCCCACCCGGGACCTGCACTCCCGAGCCACGTACCTTGCCCCCGAGGCCATGCACACCCCGAGGTTCCACGACTTCCTCCACCAGACCTTCGGCGACGACGGCAAGGGCAAGGAGATGATCGACTTCCTTCATCTCCTGCTCGGCTACTCCATCACCGGCGACGTCGGCGGCCAGGTCCTGCCCTTCCTGTACGGCGTCGGCGCCAACGGCAAGTCGGCCCTCCTCGACGTCGTCATCAAGATCCTCGGCGACTACGCGGACGTCGCCCCGCCCGGATTCCTCATGGAGCGCGGCAAGTTCAACGAGCACTCCACCGAGCTGACGGAGCTCCACGGGCGCCGCCTGTTCGTGTGCAGCGAGCTCA
This genomic interval carries:
- a CDS encoding DNA primase family protein, whose product is MSNAGSRGFDARAAAEQLAAFTTGSSADTAEPGRRGDRRRLPAQQTATPAAVAAGDFISVGLLRNLTDRGNAKLFAHLHHDRFRHVEGLGWYVWNEYRWKRTGGEKAAIWAAGEMAEELPCNDPRGVFTDRELAQHRRRAMSTSGVKAMLAQAKASPELALDPDSLDGDKYALCTPAGVVDLRTGDLHKPDPTRDLHSRATYLAPEAMHTPRFHDFLHQTFGDDGKGKEMIDFLHLLLGYSITGDVGGQVLPFLYGVGANGKSALLDVVIKILGDYADVAPPGFLMERGKFNEHSTELTELHGRRLFVCSELKPHDRFDEARVKLLTGGDRLKARRMRQDFFSFEPTHKLWLLGNHRPEVGTGGHAFWRRIRLIPFERVVPDHRKIDNLAEALVQEEGPGILHWMIQGAKAYLATKPALTGPSVVRTATQAYATTEDHIGRFLSECCTSGADLPDSRDLKVEQGALYRAYSAWCQDGEGLRPATTRAFATRIRAEVGVASPSEMLRSNGQKFYPGLALLADEE